The DNA segment CGCGGTCCGGGGGAGGCCGCGCGAGGGGAAGGTGATCGACTCCGAGCCGACCCACGGCGAGCCGACCTCGCGCTCGGTGGCCTGGGCGAAGTCCTCCGCGCCGGCCGGCAGCGGATGCCCGGAGACGTTGTCGTCGTGGTAGTGGTTCACGCCGAGGAAGTCGAGCGGCTGCGCGATCGTCGCGAGATCGCCGTCCTGGATCAGCTCGTCCAGGCCCAGGCCCGCGACGTCCTCGAGCAGGTCCTCGGGGTACTCGCCGAGCAGCAGCGGGTCGAGGAAGATGCGGTTCTGCAGCGCGTCGAAGCGGCGCGCGGCGTCGAGGTCGACCTCGTCCTCCGGGTCGTCGGGGACGGCGTTGGAGAGGTTGAGCGTGATGCCGAGGTTCTGCGCGCCGAGCTCGCGCAGGGCCGAGACGGCGAGCCCGTGCGCGAGGTGAGTGTGGTGCACGGCGGCGAGAGCGGCCTGCTGGGAGATCACGCCGGGCGCGTGGATCCCGGCGCCGTAGGAGAGCAGGGTCGAGCAGAACGGCTCGTTGAAGGTGGTCCAGTGGGCTACCCGGTCGCCCAGGCGCGCGTGAACGGCCTCCGCGTAGTCCCGGAAGCGCTCGGCGGTGTCGCGGTTCGTCCAGCCGCCCGTCTCCTCCAGGGCCTGCGGGAGGTCCCAGTGGTAGAGGGTCAGCCAGGGCAGGACGCCGGCGCCGAGCAGCTCGTCGACGAGGCGGGAGTAGAAGTCGAGTCCCTCGGTGTTGACGGCGCGGTCGCCGGGCTTCACCCGCGACCAGCTCACCGAGAAGCGGTAGGAGTCGAGGCCGAGGCTCTTCATCAGCTGCACGTCGGCCGGCATGCGGTGGTAGTGGTCGACGGCGACCTCGGGGGTGTCACCGTTCGCGACGGCACCGGGGACGCGGGAGAAGGCGTCCCAGATGCTGTCCTCCTTGCCGCCCTCGTGGCCGGCGCCCTCGATCTGCGCGGCGGCGGTGGCGGAGCCCCAGAGGAATCCGGCGGGCCAGTCGCGCGCGGCGAGGCGCTCGGCCAGGGCGATCTGCTCCGGCAGGGTCGGCGAGGCGGGGGAGGGGGGAACGGTCACTGCGGACTCCTTCGGCGGCTGTCCCGTCATCCTACGACCATCCCGGTGGAGCGCTCTCTCACCGCGCTGGCGGGGTGGGCGGTGGGTCGGGCGGCACGGCGGGCGGAGGCGTGGCCCCGGGAACGCCGACGGCCCGGCACGCCGAGGCGTCCGGGCCGTCGAGGGTCGCGGGGAGTCGACCGGGCGCAGCGCTCAGCCGCGCCGGTCGCCGTCCTCCGTGCGCCGGGGCGCCGTGGCGACGGAGTCGGTCCGCACGTCGGGCTCGATGCTCCCGGCGGCGAGATCGGCACCGGCGCGGGCGGCCATCTGCGGGTCGGTGCGGCGCAGCTCGGCCGCGGCGTCCTCGTTCGCCAGGTCGTGCGCCTCCTGCATGGCCGACTTCGCCCGCAGCGGC comes from the Rathayibacter festucae DSM 15932 genome and includes:
- a CDS encoding GH1 family beta-glucosidase; the encoded protein is MTGQPPKESAVTVPPSPASPTLPEQIALAERLAARDWPAGFLWGSATAAAQIEGAGHEGGKEDSIWDAFSRVPGAVANGDTPEVAVDHYHRMPADVQLMKSLGLDSYRFSVSWSRVKPGDRAVNTEGLDFYSRLVDELLGAGVLPWLTLYHWDLPQALEETGGWTNRDTAERFRDYAEAVHARLGDRVAHWTTFNEPFCSTLLSYGAGIHAPGVISQQAALAAVHHTHLAHGLAVSALRELGAQNLGITLNLSNAVPDDPEDEVDLDAARRFDALQNRIFLDPLLLGEYPEDLLEDVAGLGLDELIQDGDLATIAQPLDFLGVNHYHDDNVSGHPLPAGAEDFAQATEREVGSPWVGSESITFPSRGLPRTAMDWEVHPDGLRYLLTRLGLEYENLPPLYVTENGAAYDDVVEDGRVHDVDRTQYVLDHVEKVADAIDQGADVRGYFVWSLLDNYEWAWGYEKRFGIVRVDYSSQERLIKDSGLVYSRLIGGTAAEALD